Proteins from a single region of Nocardiopsis dassonvillei subsp. dassonvillei DSM 43111:
- a CDS encoding GNAT family N-acetyltransferase, translated as MGIEIRLFRESDREAVIALALRAWEPVHASLRRVLGEEVYPVLVPDWRRSQYDEVAGSVDAGDQRVWVAEADGAVAGFATARMLPDDDMGEIHLLAVDPDHQGRGVGTALTGAATDWIREQGAAVAMVETGGDDGHAPARATYERAGYTALPIVRYFRKL; from the coding sequence ATGGGCATCGAGATCCGGCTGTTCCGGGAGTCCGACAGGGAAGCGGTCATCGCTCTGGCACTGCGCGCGTGGGAACCGGTGCACGCGTCGCTGCGCCGGGTCCTGGGGGAGGAGGTCTACCCGGTCCTGGTCCCGGACTGGCGGCGCAGCCAGTACGACGAGGTGGCCGGGAGCGTCGACGCCGGGGACCAGCGCGTGTGGGTCGCCGAGGCCGACGGCGCGGTCGCGGGCTTCGCCACCGCCAGGATGCTCCCCGACGACGACATGGGGGAGATCCACCTGCTCGCCGTCGACCCCGACCACCAGGGGCGGGGCGTGGGGACGGCGCTGACCGGGGCCGCCACCGACTGGATCCGGGAGCAGGGGGCGGCGGTGGCCATGGTCGAGACGGGCGGCGACGACGGTCACGCCCCGGCCCGCGCCACCTACGAGCGCGCCGGTTACACCGCGCTGCCGATCGTGCGGTACTTCCGCAAGCTGTAG
- a CDS encoding ubiquitin-like small modifier protein 1 has protein sequence MSASVRVPTILRTYTNDASEVSAEGATLAEVLDDLEANYPGIRARILDDSGKVRRFVNVYIGDEDVRFEKGLQTEVADGAQVSIIPAVAGGC, from the coding sequence ATGAGCGCCAGCGTCCGCGTGCCCACCATCCTGCGCACCTACACCAACGACGCCTCCGAGGTCTCCGCCGAGGGCGCCACCCTGGCCGAGGTCCTCGACGACCTGGAGGCCAACTACCCCGGCATCCGCGCCCGCATCCTGGACGACAGCGGCAAGGTGCGCCGCTTCGTCAACGTCTACATCGGCGACGAGGACGTGCGCTTCGAGAAGGGCCTGCAGACCGAGGTCGCCGACGGCGCCCAGGTCTCCATCATCCCGGCGGTCGCCGGGGGCTGCTGA
- the thrC gene encoding threonine synthase codes for MAIAATEPTAARSFGPGTALSCRECGERYELTPRFACEFCFGPLEVAYDFGTVTRADIESGPKSIWRYRSLLPVPANVAELPNMAPGLTPLVRADRLAAELGLDSLHVKDDSGNPTHSFKDRVVAIAVEAARTFGFTTLSCSSTGNLAGAVGAAAARAGFESCVFIPAGLEEAKVVMASVYGGKVVAIDGNYDDVNRFCSELIGDPVGEGWGFVNVNLRPYYGEGSKTLAYEIAEQLGWRLPEQIVVPIASGSQLTKIDKGFQELVKLGLVEDRPYRIFGAQATGCSPVAQAWDKGIDVIQPVKPDTIAKSLAIGNPADGPYVLDIAKRTGGSVEHVGDDEIVDSIKLLARTEGIFAETAGGVTTGVLRKLVREGRLDPKAETVVLNTGDGLKTLNAVDAGVSATIKPSLSAFTDAGLA; via the coding sequence ATGGCGATTGCCGCCACCGAACCCACCGCCGCCCGCTCCTTCGGCCCCGGCACCGCGCTCTCCTGTCGCGAGTGCGGCGAGCGCTACGAACTCACCCCCCGGTTCGCCTGCGAGTTCTGCTTCGGCCCCCTTGAGGTCGCCTACGACTTCGGGACCGTCACCCGCGCCGACATCGAGAGCGGCCCCAAGAGCATCTGGCGCTACCGCTCCCTCCTGCCCGTCCCGGCCAACGTCGCCGAGCTGCCCAACATGGCCCCCGGCCTGACCCCGCTGGTGCGGGCCGACCGCCTCGCGGCCGAGCTGGGCCTGGACTCCCTCCACGTCAAGGACGACTCCGGCAACCCCACGCACTCCTTCAAGGACCGCGTGGTCGCCATCGCCGTCGAGGCCGCCCGCACCTTCGGGTTCACCACCCTGTCCTGCTCCTCCACCGGCAACCTGGCCGGAGCCGTCGGCGCCGCCGCCGCGCGCGCCGGGTTCGAGTCCTGCGTGTTCATCCCCGCCGGGCTGGAGGAGGCCAAGGTCGTCATGGCCTCCGTCTACGGCGGCAAGGTCGTGGCCATCGACGGCAACTACGACGACGTCAACCGCTTCTGCTCCGAGCTCATCGGCGACCCGGTGGGCGAGGGCTGGGGCTTCGTCAACGTCAACCTGCGCCCCTACTACGGCGAGGGCTCCAAGACGCTGGCCTACGAGATCGCCGAGCAGCTCGGCTGGCGCCTGCCCGAGCAGATCGTCGTCCCGATCGCGTCCGGCTCCCAGCTCACCAAGATCGACAAGGGCTTCCAGGAACTGGTCAAGCTCGGCCTGGTCGAGGACCGCCCGTACCGGATCTTCGGCGCCCAGGCCACGGGCTGCTCCCCGGTCGCGCAGGCCTGGGACAAGGGCATCGACGTCATCCAGCCGGTCAAGCCCGACACCATCGCCAAGTCGCTGGCCATCGGCAACCCGGCCGACGGGCCCTACGTGCTGGACATCGCCAAGCGCACGGGCGGATCGGTGGAGCACGTGGGCGACGACGAGATCGTCGACTCCATCAAGCTCCTCGCCCGCACCGAGGGCATCTTCGCCGAGACCGCGGGCGGCGTCACCACCGGCGTGCTGCGCAAGCTCGTCCGCGAGGGCAGGCTCGACCCGAAGGCCGAGACGGTCGTGCTCAACACCGGTGACGGGCTCAAGACCCTGAACGCCGTCGACGCCGGGGTGAGCGCCACGATCAAGCCGTCGCTGAGCGCCTTCACCGACGCCGGTCTGGCCTAG
- a CDS encoding alpha,alpha-trehalose-phosphate synthase (UDP-forming) has product MDKAQILIASNRGPVSFSTADDGSLEHRRGGGGLVSGMISVATEIDSIWVCAALSDADRRAAAEAPQARLDQAYDLDGMRVHMLDIPRQTFDGAYTGVANSTLWFVQHMLYDTPNKPSFGSRFRRTWEDYTAYNNAFAEALVAGAAEGARVAVQDYHLALVPRILRARRPDLRIAHFSHTPWAPPEYFRMLPGQVARELLEGMLGADRLGFLSPRWADAFLRCCEEVLRAKVDFERRTVEHGGRVVGVGVHALGADGEGLRQSAADPAVASRRSTLEEAVGDTRLIVRVDRTELSKNIVRGLEAYRELLTARPEWRGRVTHLAFAYPSRGDVPEYREYTDAVLRTAKEINEEFATPEWTPLILEVNDDYPRSLASFQLADVLLVNPIRDGMNLVAKEGPVLSERDSVLVLSHEAGAADELGGHALLVNPYDTVETAEALHEALSMPAEERRGRRERLAEAAVALPPRRWFQDQLRSLG; this is encoded by the coding sequence GTGGACAAGGCACAGATCCTCATCGCCTCCAACAGAGGGCCCGTGTCCTTCTCGACCGCCGACGACGGCTCGCTGGAGCATCGGCGCGGCGGGGGCGGACTGGTGTCGGGGATGATCTCGGTCGCCACCGAGATCGACAGCATCTGGGTGTGCGCCGCCCTGTCCGACGCCGACCGGCGGGCCGCGGCGGAGGCGCCGCAGGCCCGGCTGGACCAGGCTTACGACCTGGACGGCATGCGGGTCCACATGCTGGACATCCCCCGGCAGACCTTCGACGGCGCCTACACCGGGGTGGCCAACTCGACCCTGTGGTTCGTGCAGCACATGCTGTACGACACCCCCAACAAGCCGTCCTTCGGTTCGCGCTTCCGGCGGACGTGGGAGGACTACACCGCCTACAACAACGCGTTCGCCGAGGCCCTGGTGGCCGGTGCCGCCGAGGGCGCCCGCGTCGCCGTGCAGGACTACCACCTGGCGCTGGTGCCGCGGATCCTGCGCGCGCGCCGCCCCGACCTGCGCATCGCGCACTTCTCACACACCCCGTGGGCTCCCCCGGAGTACTTCCGGATGCTGCCCGGTCAGGTCGCGCGCGAGCTGCTGGAGGGCATGCTGGGCGCGGACCGGCTGGGCTTCCTCAGCCCGCGCTGGGCGGACGCGTTCCTGCGCTGCTGCGAGGAGGTCCTGCGCGCGAAGGTCGACTTCGAGCGGCGCACCGTGGAGCACGGCGGCCGGGTGGTCGGGGTGGGCGTGCACGCCCTGGGCGCGGACGGGGAGGGGCTGCGCCAGAGCGCCGCCGACCCGGCCGTGGCCTCGCGCCGGAGCACCCTGGAGGAGGCGGTCGGCGACACGAGGCTGATCGTGCGGGTGGACCGCACGGAGCTGTCCAAGAACATCGTGCGGGGCCTGGAGGCCTACCGCGAGCTGCTGACCGCCCGCCCCGAGTGGCGGGGTCGGGTGACCCACTTGGCGTTCGCCTACCCGAGCCGGGGCGACGTGCCGGAGTACCGCGAGTACACCGACGCGGTGCTGCGGACCGCCAAGGAGATCAACGAGGAGTTCGCGACCCCCGAGTGGACGCCCCTGATCCTGGAGGTCAACGACGACTACCCGCGTTCGCTGGCCTCGTTCCAGCTGGCCGACGTGCTGCTGGTCAACCCGATCCGGGACGGCATGAACCTGGTGGCCAAGGAGGGCCCGGTCCTGTCGGAGCGGGACTCGGTGCTGGTGCTGTCGCACGAGGCGGGGGCGGCCGATGAGCTGGGCGGGCACGCGCTGCTGGTCAACCCCTACGACACCGTGGAGACGGCGGAGGCGCTGCACGAGGCGCTGTCGATGCCCGCTGAGGAGCGGCGCGGGCGCAGGGAGCGGCTGGCCGAGGCCGCGGTGGCGCTGCCGCCGCGCCGGTGGTTCCAGGACCAGCTGCGCTCGCTGGGCTGA
- a CDS encoding GrpB family protein gives MSPLEASPLPSRGEPRAGIAPEFRNLVNGRVRLSEYDPKWPYLFRREDGRVRAALGDRVLLFEHVGSTAVPGLAAKPCVDLLLLVADSSDEAAYLPDLEAAGYPLVIREPDWYEHRVFKGSEVNLNLHVFSRGCEEAERMRRFRDHLIADADARERYTAVKRELVGRTWDRIQDYADAKTDIIRRLLAEADAGRGATG, from the coding sequence ATGTCACCCCTCGAAGCGTCTCCTCTGCCCTCTCGGGGCGAGCCGCGGGCCGGGATCGCGCCCGAGTTCCGCAACCTCGTCAACGGGCGCGTCCGCCTCTCCGAGTACGACCCCAAGTGGCCCTACCTGTTCCGGCGCGAGGACGGGAGGGTCCGCGCCGCCCTCGGCGACCGCGTGCTGCTCTTCGAGCACGTCGGCTCCACCGCCGTGCCCGGCCTCGCCGCCAAACCCTGCGTGGACCTGCTGCTCCTCGTCGCCGACTCCTCGGACGAGGCCGCCTACCTGCCCGACCTCGAAGCCGCCGGGTACCCCCTGGTGATCAGGGAGCCCGACTGGTACGAGCACCGGGTGTTCAAGGGCTCCGAGGTCAACCTCAACCTGCACGTGTTCAGCCGGGGGTGCGAGGAGGCCGAGCGCATGCGCCGCTTCCGCGACCACCTCATCGCCGACGCCGACGCGCGCGAACGCTACACGGCGGTCAAGCGCGAGCTGGTCGGGCGGACCTGGGACCGCATCCAGGACTACGCCGACGCCAAGACCGACATCATCCGCCGGCTCCTCGCCGAGGCGGACGCCGGGAGGGGCGCCACCGGCTGA
- a CDS encoding class I SAM-dependent methyltransferase, with product MTRMADGSAGDADYGVIARTYTDHRRPDPRIAAAVHRALGDARTVLNIGAGAGSYEPLDREVTPVEPSASMRAKRPDTLPAALDAVAESLPFPDGAFDAAMTTFSVHQWRDLEAGLAEARRVTAGPVAVLTCDPDLVRDFWLHEYAPEVLDTEARRYPAIADLAAGLGGATSVVPVPVPLDCSDGFNEAYYGRPEGLLEVGARLSCSSWSLVDEAVHERFTAHLSRDLADGTWDRRFGHLRGVPELEGSLVLVVSVPD from the coding sequence ATGACGCGCATGGCCGACGGCAGCGCTGGCGACGCCGACTACGGTGTCATCGCCCGCACCTACACCGACCACCGCCGCCCCGACCCGCGGATCGCGGCCGCCGTGCACCGCGCGCTCGGTGACGCGCGCACGGTCCTCAACATCGGTGCGGGCGCGGGCTCCTACGAGCCCCTCGACCGCGAGGTCACCCCGGTGGAACCCTCCGCCAGCATGCGGGCCAAACGCCCGGACACCCTGCCCGCGGCGCTCGACGCGGTCGCCGAGAGCCTCCCCTTCCCCGACGGGGCCTTCGACGCCGCCATGACCACGTTCAGCGTCCACCAGTGGCGCGACCTGGAGGCCGGGCTGGCCGAGGCCCGGCGGGTCACCGCGGGCCCCGTGGCCGTGCTCACCTGCGACCCGGACCTGGTGCGCGACTTCTGGCTCCACGAGTACGCGCCCGAGGTCCTGGACACCGAGGCCCGCCGCTACCCGGCGATCGCCGACCTGGCCGCGGGGCTGGGCGGCGCCACCAGCGTCGTGCCCGTCCCCGTGCCCCTGGACTGCTCCGACGGGTTCAACGAGGCCTACTACGGGCGGCCGGAGGGCCTGCTGGAGGTGGGCGCGCGCCTGTCCTGCTCGTCGTGGAGCTTGGTGGACGAGGCGGTGCACGAGCGGTTCACCGCCCACCTGTCCCGGGACCTGGCCGACGGGACCTGGGACCGCCGGTTCGGACACCTGAGGGGAGTGCCCGAGCTGGAGGGTTCGCTGGTGCTGGTGGTGTCGGTCCCCGACTAG
- a CDS encoding S8 family serine peptidase has protein sequence MLGGNSRNRIHTRRARGGASAVFAAATAAVLGLTSAPAAADLIPDYRPEQWGLQAVGAPQLWEENQGQGATVALPGVSVDEGHPDLVDNVQLDTRFGENDGDIEQGNAAAGLVAAHGYGRDADGGVLGVAPEATVLVLPTGDQLAEAVRFASQEGAQVILLPEPAGPGLAEATQEASSNGALVVGPAGEDEDPNVLTVAGTDQDGALIQGAPGAGMIALTAPGADLVTAGPEPGQAEVTGAPYAAAMVAGAAALMRAEHPQLRPDQIRDALVDGSQPGPDGLPALHLPSAEQQASGVAQDIPLIDEDLAGRDDQSGLVPAWAWFVTVGAVVVLGVLILVVWVRRSTADPYGVKAERREQDEEIAAERAAEAAPANRRRKGGRRRKTRGN, from the coding sequence GTGCTCGGGGGCAACAGCCGCAACAGGATACACACACGCCGCGCCCGTGGCGGGGCCAGCGCGGTCTTCGCGGCCGCCACCGCCGCCGTCCTCGGTCTGACCTCGGCCCCGGCCGCGGCGGACCTGATCCCCGACTACCGGCCCGAGCAGTGGGGACTCCAGGCCGTGGGGGCGCCGCAGCTGTGGGAGGAGAACCAGGGTCAGGGCGCCACGGTCGCGCTTCCGGGCGTCTCCGTCGACGAGGGGCACCCGGACCTGGTCGACAACGTCCAGCTGGACACGCGGTTCGGTGAGAACGACGGCGACATCGAGCAGGGCAACGCCGCGGCCGGACTGGTCGCGGCCCACGGGTACGGCAGGGACGCCGACGGCGGCGTCCTGGGCGTGGCGCCCGAGGCCACCGTGCTCGTGCTGCCCACGGGGGACCAGCTCGCCGAGGCCGTGCGGTTCGCCTCCCAGGAGGGCGCCCAGGTCATCCTGCTGCCCGAGCCCGCCGGGCCCGGCCTCGCCGAGGCCACCCAGGAGGCCTCCTCCAACGGCGCGCTGGTCGTCGGCCCGGCGGGGGAGGACGAGGACCCCAACGTGCTCACCGTCGCGGGGACCGACCAGGACGGAGCCCTCATCCAGGGCGCGCCCGGGGCCGGGATGATCGCGCTGACCGCCCCCGGGGCCGACCTGGTCACGGCGGGACCGGAACCGGGCCAGGCCGAGGTGACCGGGGCTCCCTACGCCGCCGCGATGGTCGCCGGGGCCGCCGCCCTGATGCGCGCGGAGCACCCGCAGCTGCGGCCCGACCAGATCCGCGACGCCCTGGTGGACGGCTCCCAGCCCGGCCCCGACGGCCTGCCCGCGCTGCACCTGCCCAGCGCGGAGCAGCAGGCGTCCGGCGTCGCCCAGGACATCCCGCTCATCGACGAGGACCTGGCCGGGCGGGACGACCAGTCGGGGCTGGTGCCCGCGTGGGCGTGGTTCGTCACCGTCGGCGCCGTGGTGGTCCTGGGAGTGCTCATCCTGGTCGTGTGGGTGCGCCGCTCCACCGCCGACCCCTACGGCGTGAAGGCCGAGCGCCGCGAGCAGGACGAGGAGATCGCCGCCGAGCGCGCCGCCGAGGCCGCGCCCGCCAACCGCCGCCGCAAGGGCGGACGCCGCCGCAAGACGCGCGGTAACTGA
- a CDS encoding DUF3263 domain-containing protein codes for MPNIGPTEDGQSALAEREQRILAFERQWWKFEGSKEQAIRDEFGFSATRYYQLLNGLVERPEALAFDPMTVKRLRRLRADRRRQRNARQLGIQL; via the coding sequence ATGCCGAATATCGGTCCGACCGAAGACGGTCAGTCGGCCCTCGCCGAGCGCGAGCAGCGCATCCTCGCCTTCGAACGCCAGTGGTGGAAGTTCGAGGGCTCCAAGGAACAGGCGATCCGCGACGAGTTCGGGTTCTCCGCGACCCGCTACTACCAGCTGCTGAACGGGCTGGTGGAACGGCCGGAGGCCCTCGCCTTCGACCCGATGACCGTCAAGCGGCTGCGTCGGCTGCGCGCCGACCGCCGCCGTCAACGCAACGCACGCCAGCTGGGCATCCAGCTCTGA
- the otsB gene encoding trehalose-phosphatase — translation MSLPQPSTDAGRTALDAFLAAPERALAAFDFDGTLAPIVADPRTSAPYPGIVDVLADLAGLLGSVAVVTGRPAETAVRLGGLDRVPGITVLGHYGAERWEDGRVAAAPAPPGVAVVREELPGLLDDLGAPEGTWIEDKGRSLAVHTRRTADPDGALALLTPPLSELARRSDLQVEPGRMVVELRPQGVDKGAALTALVAETGPRAVLYAGDDLGDLPAFDAVVGLRSQGVQGLNVCSSSDEVTAVAEAADLVVPGPAGLADLLGSLAGAIRDASGA, via the coding sequence ATGTCCCTGCCCCAACCCAGCACGGACGCCGGACGCACCGCGCTCGACGCCTTCCTCGCCGCACCCGAGCGGGCGCTGGCCGCCTTCGACTTCGACGGCACGCTCGCGCCCATCGTCGCCGACCCGCGTACGTCCGCCCCCTACCCGGGGATCGTGGACGTGCTCGCCGACCTGGCCGGGCTCCTGGGCTCGGTCGCCGTGGTCACCGGCCGCCCCGCCGAGACGGCGGTGCGGCTGGGCGGCCTGGACCGGGTGCCCGGCATCACCGTGCTGGGCCACTACGGCGCCGAACGCTGGGAGGACGGGCGTGTGGCCGCGGCGCCCGCACCGCCCGGCGTGGCGGTGGTGCGCGAGGAGCTGCCCGGCCTGCTCGACGACCTGGGCGCCCCGGAGGGCACCTGGATCGAGGACAAGGGGCGCTCGCTGGCGGTGCACACCCGGCGCACCGCCGACCCGGACGGCGCGCTCGCCCTGCTCACGCCCCCCTTGAGCGAACTGGCGCGGCGGTCGGACCTCCAGGTGGAACCGGGCCGGATGGTGGTCGAGCTCCGTCCACAGGGTGTGGACAAGGGCGCGGCGCTCACCGCGCTCGTCGCCGAGACGGGCCCGCGCGCGGTGCTCTACGCCGGTGACGACCTCGGCGACCTGCCCGCGTTCGACGCCGTGGTGGGCCTGCGGTCCCAGGGCGTCCAGGGCCTGAACGTGTGCTCGTCCTCGGACGAGGTCACCGCCGTGGCCGAGGCCGCCGACCTGGTCGTCCCGGGCCCCGCGGGGCTGGCCGACCTCCTGGGCTCGCTCGCCGGGGCGATCCGCGACGCCTCGGGGGCGTGA
- a CDS encoding serine hydrolase domain-containing protein — protein MVDAGWLPGGAAVIGTGGMWEFVAVGRIDGEHDTAPDVAYDVASLTKVMATWPLVGQAVAEGIMDLDAPMSEYLDVDHLPGAEVTTRQILTHTGRLNPVTWLERYVGTDQDLAEAILADPLEEPGYAYVDRGFILLGMLLERLYGTGLDRLSRDLWERMGMRSTAFGPLPRSPGVAPTERRIPGAAPTWGVVHDEAAALMGGVAGHAGVFSTAIDLGAFTREILRMHDGGQGPVPSSYVRASWQPHVDAGARLWRGLGWLVTPEGVVYHNGFTGTSLFMHPQSGRYVGVLTNAVHYGRDRTGLVDLRSAARSALTPQAHESSS, from the coding sequence ATGGTGGACGCCGGGTGGCTGCCCGGCGGGGCCGCCGTGATCGGCACCGGCGGCATGTGGGAGTTCGTCGCCGTCGGCCGCATCGACGGCGAGCACGACACCGCCCCGGACGTGGCCTACGACGTCGCTAGCCTGACGAAGGTCATGGCGACCTGGCCGCTGGTCGGCCAGGCGGTCGCCGAGGGGATCATGGACCTGGACGCCCCGATGTCGGAGTACCTGGACGTGGACCACCTGCCCGGTGCGGAGGTCACCACACGGCAGATCCTCACCCACACCGGCCGCCTCAACCCGGTGACCTGGCTGGAGAGATACGTGGGCACCGACCAGGACCTCGCGGAGGCCATCCTCGCCGACCCGTTGGAGGAGCCCGGTTACGCCTACGTCGACCGCGGGTTCATCCTGCTCGGCATGCTCCTGGAACGCCTCTACGGCACGGGCCTGGACCGGCTGTCCCGCGATCTGTGGGAGCGGATGGGCATGCGCTCCACCGCATTCGGACCCCTGCCGCGTTCGCCCGGTGTTGCGCCCACCGAGCGCCGCATCCCCGGAGCCGCTCCCACCTGGGGGGTGGTGCACGACGAGGCGGCCGCGCTGATGGGCGGCGTGGCGGGGCACGCCGGGGTGTTCAGCACCGCCATCGACCTCGGCGCGTTCACCCGGGAGATCCTGCGGATGCACGACGGGGGCCAGGGACCGGTGCCGTCCTCCTACGTGCGCGCGAGCTGGCAGCCGCACGTGGACGCGGGGGCGAGGCTGTGGCGCGGCCTGGGCTGGCTGGTCACCCCGGAGGGAGTGGTCTACCACAACGGTTTCACCGGGACGAGCCTGTTCATGCACCCGCAGAGCGGCCGGTACGTGGGCGTGCTCACCAACGCCGTGCACTACGGGCGCGACCGGACCGGGCTGGTGGACCTGCGGTCGGCCGCGCGGTCGGCGCTCACGCCGCAGGCGCACGAGTCCTCGTCCTGA
- the argJ gene encoding bifunctional glutamate N-acetyltransferase/amino-acid acetyltransferase ArgJ produces the protein MSSQTPVPAGFRGVAGNIGIKDPNDDFFAVVSEVPARVSAVFTRSRFAGPSVLLSRRSAADGSARGVAVIARNANVATGRVGDSHAHELQERVARAAGVPPEEVLVASTGVIGRPYPIEKVRAYLDALPEEFPPADLDRSAAAMMTTDTRPKTASATVGGATLTGIAKGVGMIEPNMATMLAWFFTDAELEQPVLDEVFRRVVDRTFNALSIDTDTSTSDSAAVFANGLAGPVDVAEFEAALHEVALKLVRMIASDGEGASKLIEVRVTGARDDAQAKRVAKAVVNSPLVKTAVHGADPNWGRVTMAVGKCEEETDILPDNVRISFGDVETYPAEATDEVLERAAQHMKGDEVVIGVGLGIADGAFTVYGCDLTEGYIRINADYTT, from the coding sequence ATGAGCAGCCAGACCCCCGTGCCCGCAGGTTTCCGCGGCGTGGCCGGAAACATCGGGATCAAGGACCCCAACGACGACTTCTTCGCGGTGGTGTCGGAGGTCCCCGCCCGCGTGTCCGCCGTGTTCACCCGGTCGCGGTTCGCCGGACCCAGCGTGCTGCTCAGCCGCCGTTCGGCGGCCGACGGCAGCGCGCGGGGGGTCGCGGTGATCGCCCGCAACGCCAACGTGGCCACGGGCAGGGTCGGCGACAGCCACGCACACGAACTCCAGGAGCGCGTGGCTCGGGCCGCGGGGGTGCCGCCCGAGGAGGTGCTGGTCGCCTCCACCGGCGTGATCGGCCGCCCGTACCCGATCGAGAAGGTGCGCGCCTACCTGGACGCGCTGCCCGAGGAGTTCCCCCCGGCGGACCTGGACCGCTCGGCCGCGGCGATGATGACCACCGACACCCGGCCCAAGACCGCCTCGGCGACGGTGGGCGGGGCGACGCTGACGGGCATCGCCAAGGGAGTCGGCATGATCGAGCCGAACATGGCGACCATGCTGGCCTGGTTCTTCACCGACGCCGAACTGGAGCAGCCGGTGCTGGACGAGGTGTTCCGTCGGGTGGTGGACCGCACGTTCAACGCGCTGAGCATCGACACCGACACCTCCACCAGCGACTCGGCGGCGGTGTTCGCCAACGGGCTGGCCGGGCCGGTGGACGTGGCGGAGTTCGAGGCGGCGCTGCATGAGGTGGCCCTGAAACTGGTGCGGATGATCGCCTCCGACGGCGAGGGCGCCAGCAAGCTGATCGAGGTGCGCGTGACCGGCGCGCGCGACGACGCCCAGGCCAAGCGGGTGGCCAAGGCCGTGGTGAACTCCCCGCTGGTGAAGACCGCCGTGCACGGCGCGGACCCCAACTGGGGCCGGGTGACGATGGCGGTCGGCAAGTGCGAGGAGGAGACCGACATCCTCCCCGACAACGTGCGGATCTCCTTCGGTGACGTGGAGACCTACCCGGCGGAGGCCACGGACGAGGTGCTGGAGCGCGCCGCCCAGCACATGAAGGGCGACGAGGTGGTGATCGGCGTCGGCCTGGGCATCGCCGACGGCGCCTTCACGGTCTACGGGTGCGACCTGACCGAGGGGTACATCCGGATCAACGCCGACTACACGACCTGA
- a CDS encoding SDR family NAD(P)-dependent oxidoreductase, protein MSDRTGQHRAYLDELFGLTGRRALVTGGNSGIGRGVAEALGRAGASVHLVARDAGRLAQTAEEFAVQGIEVGTTPVDLADRDALGELCASEPVTGADILVTSAAVNHRPPLGETSEEVWEETLAVNLTAPYLLGQACGPRMAERGWGRILNIGSQQTWSAFGNSGVYGVSKAAVGGLSRSQAEAWSPHGVTANTIIPGFVVTPMTMHTVAVPGREEELAARTMVGRNGLPRDFAGLAVFLASDASAFVTGQTLAADGGLSVH, encoded by the coding sequence TTGAGCGACCGCACCGGCCAGCACCGGGCCTATCTGGACGAACTGTTCGGACTCACCGGCCGCCGTGCCCTCGTGACGGGAGGGAACTCGGGCATCGGCCGCGGCGTCGCCGAGGCCCTCGGACGCGCCGGGGCGAGCGTGCACCTGGTGGCCCGCGACGCCGGACGCCTGGCCCAGACGGCGGAGGAGTTCGCCGTCCAGGGCATCGAGGTCGGCACCACCCCGGTCGACCTGGCCGACCGCGACGCGCTCGGGGAGCTCTGCGCGAGTGAACCGGTGACGGGGGCGGACATCCTGGTGACCTCGGCCGCGGTCAACCACCGGCCCCCGCTGGGGGAGACGTCGGAGGAGGTCTGGGAGGAGACACTGGCGGTCAACCTCACCGCGCCGTACCTGCTGGGCCAGGCGTGCGGGCCGCGGATGGCCGAGCGGGGCTGGGGCCGGATCCTCAACATCGGCTCCCAGCAGACGTGGAGCGCGTTCGGCAACTCGGGGGTGTACGGCGTCAGCAAGGCCGCCGTCGGCGGGCTCTCACGCTCCCAGGCCGAGGCGTGGTCGCCCCACGGCGTCACCGCCAACACCATCATTCCCGGTTTCGTGGTCACGCCGATGACGATGCACACGGTCGCGGTGCCCGGCCGCGAGGAGGAACTCGCGGCCCGCACCATGGTCGGCCGCAACGGCCTCCCCCGCGACTTCGCCGGTCTGGCGGTCTTCCTCGCCTCGGACGCCTCCGCCTTCGTCACCGGGCAGACGCTGGCCGCCGACGGCGGGCTCAGCGTGCACTGA